In the Deinococcus roseus genome, TGCTTCGAAGATGGCCTGTTCTTTTTTGGCGTTTGAGAAAGGAATCATTCCGTTTTTGACGGCCCATTCGCGGATGCGCAGCGGACTGGTGAGGGATTGCAGTTCAATGGAGAGGTTGCTGCGCTCGTTGTACAGCTGCTCTTCCTGGTCCTGCAAATCCACAATCCGGGTGGGAAGGTCGCGCTGAAAGTACCTCCAGGCCACCAGCACTGTGGCAAGAATGAAGTACACCAGCATGTAGCGCACCGCCCGGTCCTGCCAGCTCACGCCTGTCCCTCCTCGCTGCGTTCTGCCACCCGCAATTTGGCGCTGCGGGAGCGGGGGTTGATTTCCAGTTCTTCTTCGCTGGCCTCCACGGGCCTCTTGGTGAGGGGTCTGAAGCCGTGGTTGCCTTTGACAAATTGCTTCACGATGCGGTCTTCCAGGCTGTGGAAACTGATCACAGCCAGTCTGCCGCCCGGTTTGATCAGGGCTTTTGCTGCTTCCAGACCGTCTTTTAAAGCACCCAGTTCGTCGTTGACATGGATTCTGAGGGCCTGAAAACTGCGTCTGGCGGGGTGGATGCCTCTGGCATGCTGACCCGGGTAGGCCCGCTTGATGATGGCGGCCAGCTCGGTGGTGGTCTCGATGGGTTTTTTCTCTCTGGCTTCCACAATGTAACGGGCGATTCTGCGGCTGTGGCGTTCTTCTGCGTATTCATACAGGATGGCCGCAATGTCCTCAGGGTCGTATTCGTTGATGACCTCAAAGGCAGAGAGGCCTTCCTGGCTCATGCGCATGTCCAGCGGGGCTTCTTCGTGGTAGGAAAAACCCCGTGCGGAGTCGTCCAGCTGAAAACTGGAAACCCCAATGTCCAGCAGGATGCCGTCCACCTGGGTGATTCCGGTGGGCTGCATCAGTTCCAGCATGTCGCGGTAGTTGCCCTGCAAGACGGTGAGTCCGGGCAACTCAGGGGTGCGGCCAATCACGAAAGGGTCCTGATCGATTCCATACACCTGGGCGCCCTGTTCCAGCAGCAGTCGGGTGTGGCCTGCTCCGCCCAGGGTGCCATCAATGAACACCTTGCCAGGACGGGGATCAAGCCCCTCCACCACTTCTTTTGCCAATACGGGAATGTGACTGTACTCCATGATGCTCCTCAGGCGATAAAGTTGTCCAGCAGCTCGGGTTTGGGTGGCGAGGTTTGCACCTCGGAGAGCACCTGGTTCCAGCGCTCTGGATTCCACAATTCCAGACGGTTCGGCGCCCCGGCCACCACCACCGCTGTTTCCAGCTGGGCGAATTGACGCAGGGGATGCGGGATGGACAGTCTGTACTGGTTGTCCAGGCGGTTTTTGCTTGCTCCACTGTAAAAAAACCGCACGAAGGACCTGGAGGGGGCGTCTGTGAGGGGCAACTTTTCCAGTTGCTCTTCCAGGCGTTTCCAGACATCGAGCGGAAAGACGTAAAGGCAACCTTCCATGCCCCGGGTGATCACCATGCCATCTTCGATGAACTCTCTGAAGGCAGGAGGGATGACCACTCTACCTTTGTCGTCCATGGCGTAATCGTATTCTCCGAAGGGCATGTCAGCAGATCTCCACCACCCCTGTTGCATCTGAGCTTCAGGAGTAAGTTGAGTGACGTGTTATCTTTGTGTCACCTAAGCATCAAGCTACCACAATTCCCCCCCTTTTACCACAATTCCCCACCTTCTCCCCCACTTCTTCCAGATTCATGAAACTTCTTCCACTTTGTCCCCCCTGAAGGGCAAAAACCTCCCCTGAATTCCCACCCATTCCCCCAGCAGAATGGGGGTGGATGGCTCTGATTGAAACAAAAAACCAGCACTTTTCAGGAGCAGAATCGACCCAAAAAAGAACCCAGAAGCATCAAAGCCTCTGGGTTCTTTTGAAGGGGTTCTTTTGAAGGGGTTCTTTTGAAGGGGTTCTTTTGAGAACAGCTTGAAATTCTGGGTTTTACCAGGCGGCGCGAATGATCAGGCCTTTGGGGTCGCCGACTTCCAGGTAGGCGGCCTGCTGGTTCACATCGTCGTAAGCAAAACCGTAAGCCAGTTTGTTGTAGCTGTGGTCATGCCAGAACTTGGCGTAGTAGTTGGCCGGTCCAGCCAGGTAATACTGCGAGGGGGTGTTCCAGGCAGAGGGGGTCTGGTAAATGTGACGGTTCACCGCTGCACAGGCCTGGGCATTGGCTGCATTGCCATTGCACAGGAAGATTTCCTGGGTGTTGGGTTTGGTGGGGGTGGTGGTCCAGTACTGGTTCACATAGCTCGCAAAGTAGTTGGCCTGACTGCCCCCGGCTTTGAAGTTCCCGAAGATGGGGGCCACAATGCGGTAGGGAGATTGCAGGGTGCCCAGGTGTTTGAATTCGGCTGGCACCTCGTTCTGGTACTTGGTGAAGAGGCCAGAGCGGGTTTCGCTTTCCAGTTCACCCACGGTTTTGTCGTAGTTGCCTGCTTTGTTGACCAGCCTATGCTGGATGGGGAATCCGAAGCCGTCCACCCGGGTGGTGTTGCCGTGGTAACCGGTGGCGTCCACGGTGAACTCGATGAAGTCAAAGTAGATGCTGCGGTTGGGGTCGGTGGGGTTGTTGATGTCTGGGCCAGCAAAACCCGTGTCAAAGGTCTTGATGTAGCAGGGGCTTCCCACACAGAGGAACATGCGCCCGGAGGTGATTCTGGGCATGCTGACCCAGTTGGCCTCGCTGATGCGGGTGTAGATGTTGGCGTAGTTGATGTTGTTCTTGACCAGGTGGCCACTGGCATCATTCAGCGCGTTTGAGATGGGTTGCAGCACGCCATTGCGGTCCAGGTAGCTCCAGCGTCCGTTGGCAGGATTGATGCCCAGGATGCCCCAGTAGATGTTGTTGTCTGCGTAGGCTCCGTTGGTGCCGTTCAGCACCTTGAAGGTCATCACGCCGCTTCCGGTGGGGGCAGGAATGGAAGATGCAGCAATGGAGAAAATGGATCCCGAGGTCACGGGCGGGGGTGGGTTGGTGGTGCCTCCCACGGTGTAGGAGAACTGGGGGGTGTCGTAGGCAGGGGTGCCATTGTTGTAAGTGAAGTTGTAGGTGAGAACGTTTCCGCTGGCCACCGTCAGGGTTTTTTCATAGCGGGCAGTGCTGCTGTTGTAGGTCATGCGAAAATTTTGCTGGGCTCCACCGTTGACCTTGTAGTGCACATCCACCCAGGTGGTGTTCACCACAGATTTGAACCAGATGGTTGCTGTGCTGCCCGAGACCGCCACGCCCTGGGTGTAATCTGCGTTGGGAATGACTGTGCCTGCCTGAGAAGCTGAACCGGCGGGTGGGGTCGGCTGTCCACAGGCGGCCAGAGCGAGGGTCAGGGTGGCAAATAAAGCAACAGATCGAGAAATGTGCATGATGCTCCTTTCGGTGGTGCTGGCGAATGGGTCCTGCAAACTGAGTGACGTTCCCAGACCTCTCAGCACAATGGACCGCCTCGAAATCCTTCTGAAATCCCTTTGTGCGCTGCTGGTGCAAGCAGATTTCACCCCCTGCAGAAAGAACACAGCAGAGGCGACATTGCTGTATGGCAGCAACAGTACGGGGATTTTCGCGCGACCTGAAGTTCAGGCCACAGCAAGACATTGAGTTTTGATGCTTATGGTTATCAATTTACCGGTATATGAAAACGTTGTCAATAGGTGCCTTCCTCTGTGGGTTTTATGGAATCCTCACTTCCTTCCTACACACCTTTATCCTGAGGGAAATCCTTTTCTGTCCACCCTGGCCTGCTGCCCTGTTTTGCCAGGTTCACCTTCATCTGCCTGAATCCTGACAGACAGAGCCCCCGACAGAAAGATCTCAAAACTTGCGCTCCTGATGCAGCTTCTTTTAAACTGAAAGCAACTGAGGTGCAAACCTGGAGTCCAACCTCCATATGTTGGCCTGGCGGAGTCTGACGATCAGCCTCCGTTTTGGTTTTTCAGTTTCCTCAAACCTCCCCTTCTGAACAGGACACCTGCAACATGACCAGAAGCACAGCACACAACCATGCAGACCAGAAGCACAGCACCTTGCTGTTGCAACTGGTTTTGCTGGCACTGCTGGTTTTGTGGGCACCTGTGCGCTGGAAAGCAGAACTACAGCATCAGACCCTGCATCCCCAGCAAATTTCACAGGGATGGGCTGTGCATCTGGTGTACACCGTGCCCCAGCAGGGCACTCTGGCAGCGCTGCAACAGGATCGGTCAAACCCGGACCCTTCTTTTCTGCCCCTTCTGCCCTGGCAACCCACCCTTTCCAGGGTTCAGAAACTCTGGCTGCCCATGCTGATCCATTGCAAACCCGGAGTGCATTTTCAATCCCTGTGCAGGCTCCTGTTTTTTCAACGGCAACAACTGGATGCCCCCTGAAAATGCATCACACCTTATTCTGTCTCTTCTGATTTTTCAGATGGCATTTTGAAGTCCCCGTTTTTGGTCCCATCTTCGGGACAGGTGTTCTTTTTTGATCTGTTTTGATCTGGAGGTCTTTGATGATCCATGTTTCTCCCGAACTTTCCATTCTGGTGGCCGCATTGCTGCTGATTCTCAGCATTGTCACCAGCAAACTCTCAGGCCGTCTGGGTGTTCCCGGATTGTTGTTGTTTCTGATCATTGGCATGGTGGCAGGCAGCGAAGGGCCCGGAGGGATTGCCTTTGCCAATTACACCATCACCCAGTTTGTGGGCATCATCGCACTGGTGTTCATTTTGTACACAGGCGGAATGGAAACCCACTGGAAAAGCACCAAACCCATTTTAAGAAGAGGCATTGTGCTGTCCACATTCGGTGTGTTAATCACCACCGGGGTGGCAGGATATGCCGCAATGGTGCTGTTTCACCTGCCCCTGATGCAGGCCTTGCTGATGGGGGCTGTGGTGGCATCGACAGATGCCTCCGCGGTGTTCAGTGTGCTGAAAGAGCGGGCACTGGACCTCAAAGGCAGCATCAAACCCCTGCTGGAATTTGAGTCTGGCAGCAACGACCCCATGGCGGTCTTTTTGACCATCGGCCTGATTGAACTGATCAAACACCCGGACCACCCGTGGTATTCCATCATTCCAGAGTTCATTCAGGAGATGTCCATCGGGGCCATATTTGGACTGGTGCTGGGGCGCTTTGCCGTGATGCTGTTCAACCGCAGCAACCTGATGTTTGATGGACTGTACTCGGTGCTCAGCCTGGGTCTGGCTTTGCTGGTGTACGGCATCACCACGGTGGCTGGAGGAAGTGGTTTTCTGGCGGTGTATCTGGCCGCCATTGTGATTGGCAACAGTGAATTCATTCACCGCAAGAGCATCATTCACTTCCACGACGGCATTTCCTGGCTGATGAGCATTGGGATGTTCCTGATTCTGGGACTGCTGGTTTTCCCGTCCCAATTGCTTGCGGTGGCCCAGCCCGCCATGCTGCTGGCCCTGGTCCTGATGTTCCTGGCCCGGCCTCTGAGTGTTTACCTGAGCACGCTCTTTTCCAAAATGCCTTTTGCAGAGAAAACCATGGTGGCCTGGGTGGGCCTCAGGGGTGCCGTGCCCATCACGCTGGCCACCTTTCCCCTGCTGGCTGGCGTGGAACACTCCCAGACCATCTTCAATGCTGCTTTCTTCATTGTGCTTTCTTCCATTCTGATTCAGGGCACCAGTTTGCCTCTGGTGGCCCGCTGGCTCAATGTGGGCAGCAAAAGCTCCAAAGAAAAACCCATGCCTCTGGATTACACCCCGACAGGGCGCAACAAAAACGACCTGCAAGAAATCACCATCCCAGAACATTCTCCTCTGAATGGTGTGCGCATTGTGGATGCCCACCTGCCCGAAGAGGCCCTGCTGGTGCTGATCCTGCGCTCAGGTGAGTACGTGATCCCCAGGGGGTCCACAGAACTCCACACCGGAGACACCCTGCAGATCCTGGGGTCCAGGGCTGCCATCGAACTGGTCAAAACCATGCTGCAACCCATCCCCAAAAGCTGAACCCTCCCCTGAAGGCCACAAATGCCAGCAATGCTACTGAAAGATGCAGGACTTCTTCTAAGCTTCAGACAGCATGGAAGAAACCATCAAGCACTGGACCAACATTCTGGCCTTTGTGACCGAAGGGGTGGCGGGCCTGATCATTGGTTTTGCCATTGTGCAGGCTGCCTGGAAAACCCTGAGGGTGATGTTTTCCCGTCCTGGGGTTCCAGACCGCGGCCAGGAAGAAGTGCGTCTGAAGCTGGCCCGCTGGCTGGCAGTGGCCCTGGAATTTGAGCTGGCCGCCGACATTCTGCGCACCGCTGTGGCCCCCACCTGGGATGAAATTGGAAAGCTGGCCGCCATTGCAGCCCTGAGGACCCTGCTCAATTATTTTCTGGAACGGGAAATCCAGAGCCATGCCAGAGCAGAAGCAAAAGGCATTCAAAAAACCGAAGACCAGAAATTTTAAGCTTTCTGGTCTTCTTGCGTTGGGCTTTGTGGCCCTGTTTCTATTGCTCTGCTTTATTGCTCAACCGTTTCAGGTTTTTCAGCATCCTGGGTGTGGGTGGAGTGATCTGCCCAGGGGTCCAGCACGCACTTGATGCAGTTCTCGTGTTTGTGCTTGAAGATCTTGTATGCCTGCGGAGCCTCATCCAGGGGCATGCGGTGGGTGATGATCACCGAAGGGTCAATGTCCCCATCCTGGATGTGTTTGAGCAGGCGGTCCAGGTAGCGGTGAACGTGGGTCTGTCCGGTGTGCAGGGTCAGGGCCTTGTTCATCAGGGAGCCCAGGGGGATCTTGTCTCCCAGACCTCCATACACGCCAGGGACGCTGACCGTCCCTCCTTTGCGGCAGGCCATGATGGCTGCCCTGAGCGCATGGGGGCGTTCGGTTTCCAGCACGCGGGTGGTCTGCTTGACGGCATCTGCGACGCCCATCAGTCCGGTGCCGTGGGCTTCCATGCCAACTGCGTCCACCACACTGTCCGGGCCACGCCCTCCGGTCAGCATCTTCAGTTTTTCAAACACGTCTTCTTTTTCGTAATTGAGGGTCACGGCTCCAGCCTGACGGGCCAGATCCAGACGTTCCGGGAAGCGGTCAATGGCGATCACCTGCTCTGCGCCCAGCAGAAATGCACTGCGAATGGTGAATTGACCCACAGGACCACAGCCAAAAACAGCCACGGTGTCTCCAGGATGGATGTTGCAGTTCTCTGCAGCCATGTGACCCGTTGGGAAAATGTCCGTCAAGAACAGCAATTGATCATCTGAAAGGTGATCGGGGACTTTGAACAGGTTGGCATCTGCAAAAACCGTGCGGGCATACTGGGCCTGACCACCTGCATATCCACCCGTGATATGGGAGTACCCATAAATCCCTGCGGGTGAGTAACCCCACATGGTTTCTGCCAGTTTAAAATTGGGGTTGCTGTTGTCACAGAGAGAAGTCAGGCCCTGCTGACAGTACCAGCAGTGTCCACAGCTGATCGGGAAGGGCACAATCACCCGGTCACCGACCTGGATTTTTTTGACCTCGCTGCCCACCTCGACCACTTCACCCATGAATTCATGTCCGAGGATGTCTCCATGCACCATGCTGGGCACATACCCGTCCAGCAGGTGCAAATCCGAACCGCAAATGGCGGTCGAGGTGACTTTAACAATGGCATCGGTGGGTTGCAGGATCTGGGGATCGGGCACCGTTTCAATGCCCACCCGGTTCACACCCTGCCAGACCAGAGCCTTCATGAGGTTCTCCCGTTGTCAAACAGTTTCGCAAGCCCTTCGCTCAAAAGACCCTTGCGACCACTGGATTGCCCTTCGGTGGTGGGTTCCAGTCCCACTTCCAGCAGCCTTTTCAAACGTCTGAGGTCATGTTCGACCTGCTGGGCAGGCTCTTCTCCGAAAAGCCTTGCCACCCCTGCCCCCA is a window encoding:
- the mraZ gene encoding division/cell wall cluster transcriptional repressor MraZ, with the protein product MPFGEYDYAMDDKGRVVIPPAFREFIEDGMVITRGMEGCLYVFPLDVWKRLEEQLEKLPLTDAPSRSFVRFFYSGASKNRLDNQYRLSIPHPLRQFAQLETAVVVAGAPNRLELWNPERWNQVLSEVQTSPPKPELLDNFIA
- a CDS encoding cell division protein FtsL — translated: MSWQDRAVRYMLVYFILATVLVAWRYFQRDLPTRIVDLQDQEEQLYNERSNLSIELQSLTSPLRIREWAVKNGMIPFSNAKKEQAIFEAPSQETLTIPQPKPLEVETQWN
- a CDS encoding potassium/proton antiporter; its protein translation is MIHVSPELSILVAALLLILSIVTSKLSGRLGVPGLLLFLIIGMVAGSEGPGGIAFANYTITQFVGIIALVFILYTGGMETHWKSTKPILRRGIVLSTFGVLITTGVAGYAAMVLFHLPLMQALLMGAVVASTDASAVFSVLKERALDLKGSIKPLLEFESGSNDPMAVFLTIGLIELIKHPDHPWYSIIPEFIQEMSIGAIFGLVLGRFAVMLFNRSNLMFDGLYSVLSLGLALLVYGITTVAGGSGFLAVYLAAIVIGNSEFIHRKSIIHFHDGISWLMSIGMFLILGLLVFPSQLLAVAQPAMLLALVLMFLARPLSVYLSTLFSKMPFAEKTMVAWVGLRGAVPITLATFPLLAGVEHSQTIFNAAFFIVLSSILIQGTSLPLVARWLNVGSKSSKEKPMPLDYTPTGRNKNDLQEITIPEHSPLNGVRIVDAHLPEEALLVLILRSGEYVIPRGSTELHTGDTLQILGSRAAIELVKTMLQPIPKS
- the rsmH gene encoding 16S rRNA (cytosine(1402)-N(4))-methyltransferase RsmH, with protein sequence MEYSHIPVLAKEVVEGLDPRPGKVFIDGTLGGAGHTRLLLEQGAQVYGIDQDPFVIGRTPELPGLTVLQGNYRDMLELMQPTGITQVDGILLDIGVSSFQLDDSARGFSYHEEAPLDMRMSQEGLSAFEVINEYDPEDIAAILYEYAEERHSRRIARYIVEAREKKPIETTTELAAIIKRAYPGQHARGIHPARRSFQALRIHVNDELGALKDGLEAAKALIKPGGRLAVISFHSLEDRIVKQFVKGNHGFRPLTKRPVEASEEELEINPRSRSAKLRVAERSEEGQA
- a CDS encoding glycoside hydrolase family 64 protein, whose product is MHISRSVALFATLTLALAACGQPTPPAGSASQAGTVIPNADYTQGVAVSGSTATIWFKSVVNTTWVDVHYKVNGGAQQNFRMTYNSSTARYEKTLTVASGNVLTYNFTYNNGTPAYDTPQFSYTVGGTTNPPPPVTSGSIFSIAASSIPAPTGSGVMTFKVLNGTNGAYADNNIYWGILGINPANGRWSYLDRNGVLQPISNALNDASGHLVKNNINYANIYTRISEANWVSMPRITSGRMFLCVGSPCYIKTFDTGFAGPDINNPTDPNRSIYFDFIEFTVDATGYHGNTTRVDGFGFPIQHRLVNKAGNYDKTVGELESETRSGLFTKYQNEVPAEFKHLGTLQSPYRIVAPIFGNFKAGGSQANYFASYVNQYWTTTPTKPNTQEIFLCNGNAANAQACAAVNRHIYQTPSAWNTPSQYYLAGPANYYAKFWHDHSYNKLAYGFAYDDVNQQAAYLEVGDPKGLIIRAAW
- a CDS encoding DUF1622 domain-containing protein, producing the protein MEETIKHWTNILAFVTEGVAGLIIGFAIVQAAWKTLRVMFSRPGVPDRGQEEVRLKLARWLAVALEFELAADILRTAVAPTWDEIGKLAAIAALRTLLNYFLEREIQSHARAEAKGIQKTEDQKF
- a CDS encoding zinc-dependent alcohol dehydrogenase is translated as MKALVWQGVNRVGIETVPDPQILQPTDAIVKVTSTAICGSDLHLLDGYVPSMVHGDILGHEFMGEVVEVGSEVKKIQVGDRVIVPFPISCGHCWYCQQGLTSLCDNSNPNFKLAETMWGYSPAGIYGYSHITGGYAGGQAQYARTVFADANLFKVPDHLSDDQLLFLTDIFPTGHMAAENCNIHPGDTVAVFGCGPVGQFTIRSAFLLGAEQVIAIDRFPERLDLARQAGAVTLNYEKEDVFEKLKMLTGGRGPDSVVDAVGMEAHGTGLMGVADAVKQTTRVLETERPHALRAAIMACRKGGTVSVPGVYGGLGDKIPLGSLMNKALTLHTGQTHVHRYLDRLLKHIQDGDIDPSVIITHRMPLDEAPQAYKIFKHKHENCIKCVLDPWADHSTHTQDAEKPETVEQ